Sequence from the Ziziphus jujuba cultivar Dongzao chromosome 9, ASM3175591v1 genome:
TGATGTACATTGGACAATATAAATTTtagctaattaatattttgtaggAATTTCCAATAGTAATTGAAGGCTTTATCAAAGctaatttctctttttctttttttctttttcccatctcCATCcacaattaatataatataatttcattcagaaaaataataatgaagaaataaaaataatctaagtgaaaaaaaatttgttttttttaatatgagcTAAAGTTTAGCCTTTGATTTTAACACATTATATTGTTTTTGTCATAACTAGTAAAATTGTCTTAacaaatcattttcattttggtttcttaaaatagaaattataattgCACTATCAAACAATCtccatataattttattatacacTTATATTTTTACCCCATTTTTCAAACTATTACTAAAAACATTTACTAATTAAacctatttaaataattttttgttaaagTATCATTTTTCCTCTCTATGGTTTCAATTAAAAGTGAACATATATCGtctaaaattttaaaggaaACAGGAGATTTATTGTCCCTGGTTTCTCTTCTATTTTGTCATCTGCCCTTTGATTTCCTCTTCTCTCTGGCTTTTTACTTGATCAATTATATTATCTATAAACAAAATTTGTTGGTTTCAACAATCTTAAAtcagcatacaagtttcaaattcCCATCACACAAATGGCTTCCAACCATTGAACATGGATATctgaaaaaccaaaagagaaatggaaatagagaaataaaggggaagaaaaaaacaaccatATATACCACTGAATATCCATAAATATGTAattgattttagtttttaacCATGGTCCATGGGTGTCAACTGTGTgactaaaagaaaagaaaaaaaaaaaagaagaaaaaagaactgTGGGGGTGCGATACAGGAAAAACATAAACAGTTTGcaaatacaattaaaataaaaaataacaataaaacttgCAAATTTAATTGTGAGAAATCAAAGCTAGaagaagttctttttttttttttttttttttttgtggtcaaAGTTCCTATATATAATCTACTTAAACATAAACCCGCTATCCTTCCACGCCTTGAACCTATATGTAAACCCCCTACCCTCTCATGACTCGAATCCATGTGCAAGAGACATAGGTATGGATACTTAATCACTAAAATTACCCACTTTGTTAAGGTAGGagttaaaagtaaaatattatgggTTAAAAGAGAAAGAGTGTAGAGGTTGaatggaagagaaaatggagaaaacAGCAATGCGGAAATTctattctttgaaatttttttaaatgagatgACAATCCTTCATTGAGGAGACAAGAAAAGGGATAGGAAGGAGGGGATAGAAGATTCACATCCTCAAAGTGTACACATATCTAAATCTTTCCTTCTAACTCATACTCCATAAAATAAGGTTGCAAAAGCAATAATTATACAAACTATGAAAGCTTAAAAAACGAAAGAATAAATTGTattcagtttttctttttcattgttgcaatggtaaattttattttgtaatttttatttttatttatttattttgttatcgtTTACAATCACATTTGAAACTACTTCATTGTGTTGAAATGCTATCAAAGAACGTTCAGCTCAATAATCagattcatataattttaaaaaaatttagaagtatACGAtgaaacattttcaaaattatatagaaatataatttaagagaaataatgtaattataatttaagagaaaaaatgtGATCGAATGAACACTTTGCTAGCGTGCTTAGAAACagattcaattttcaatttagaagtacataaatatttttggttaaacaaaaatactagaaaacccaaaaaaaaaaggggtttggAAGTACATATATGAGCAACTTTAAAGATGTTCAAAATCTTAtgaataaatatctttaaaattgtTCAAAAGTTTATGATCTAAAAGTCCATATAAATATGttctcaaaaaatgaaaaacatgaaGGAATACAAGATTGAAAGGCCGCCAGAGTGGATGCCGGAGTGGAggttttggttttgtgaatGAGTTCCAAAATCGTGGATTGAGTAACCAAAATCATAAAATGAGTCGCTAGTTTAACTTTCAATCTATTGGTAGCTTTCAGTCTATTAAATTTTGTCTCTAATTGTAGTATTTtgttcctaaaaaataaaaaaataaaaaataaagaaataaaaataaaaaaacaaagtgaCTTGTTTGGTTTTAGAACTACATAAATGATTGGTATTTTAGGTATTAAAAATAatgcataaaattattttatgtttctcATATATTCAACTAATAAtgtaaaaaagatgaaaaaaaaattctttaaaattgtGGACAAAACTTATCTTCTCAAGATTACTTCTAAATCTTAGTTAATTTAATAGGTTATATAAATCGAAAAACTATAATAgcaaacctcttttttttttttttttttggtgggtgaaAGCACTATAATAACAACATATGAATAGCAtttttaagggggaaaaaaaaacaatatatatatatatatatatatttttagaaattaagaattcattAAGAAGAAGAATCAATTAGACAAAAGAGCGATTGTGGACCCTCTTTAACCAGACACAAGGTTCAATATACAACCTAAAGCAAATCTGTCTAAGCCATGAGCCagcttaaacaattttttttttttttattaaacataaacaaatctttaaatatataataaccaCTGTTTAAATTCTTCAAATATCAAATCGGAAAGTtgacccaaagaaaaaaaattaatatatatatatatatgtacgtaagtatatattataatttactatattaatgatattataattgcaTGGACTTGAAAATCTTATTCAATCCCATTAAATAACTATATGAATGATATTTTTATTGACTGCAAGATCTCATAAATACACGAAAACTACGAGGAGGGAAGTTCACGGCAATTTCTGgtactaataaataataatattctattAACGCCAAAATCACATTAATGCCGAAAACTACGAGAAGGGAAATTCAAGGCATAAAACAATAAAGTTATACACAAAATATGCAAATATCAACCAACGGGTTTACAGTCCCTTTAGTTTAAATTCCATTTGGCTTGGTACTATAGTCTTTACACtcttttgaattggaatttggaaCAAAAGGGCATAAGCGACAGATGAAATTAAGTGATTGTAGATCCGGCTATCATACGGGTCTGTAtgaagatcaaggaaaaatacaacagtttttaaaaaaatctttatctTTTCTCTCACACaaacagaagaaaaataatgataatcgtttttttttttttttttttatccgtaTGCAGACAGTTcagataataaaattatatatatacaaaacctgtaatttattaatgataaatattgaaaaaaacaaaccaaatatatatatatatatatatatatttatttaatcctgctgagaaataaaagaaattattctTTGTCGCATGGCAATGGCATTTTCACAACCGGGTTTTTGCAAATGGAAGACATGGATTTCATCCTTGGCTTCCATCACCTCCACAACACCattccatccactctttctgaGTGACTCAACGTAATAACATCCTCTCTCCTTCAAGAAATCATTCTCCGCTAAACAAACCAGAACTCTCTCACACCCCAACCTCCCCAGATTCGGATCCTTCTCCGGGTTTATAAGCGGGTCATCCAACCCATCCGTCGATGCTGGGCTCGCCAAACTCCAAAAAGCATCCATGAAAACTTTCATTTCCGGAGTATCCACCTCGGATCCAATCGGTTCTTTACCCGAGAAATACGGATGCACCAAAACGATCCCTTTAAGCTTAATTCTACCCACCACTTCCTCTGATGATGATAATCCTAACCATGTGGCCATGTTATGGGAAATGTTAGCTCCGGCGCTGTCTCCGGCGAAAAAAACCCGGTTTAAATCCGCGTTGGAATTCAGCCACTCGGATTGGCCTTTCCCTTCTAAATGAGAGGCTACCCATTTAACGACATCCCATGAATCGTCGTAAGCAGCTGGAATAGGGTTCTCTGGTGCTCTCCTGTAGTTTACGGAGACGGCGACGATGTTTGCCGAGCCAACTATGGAGTTGATGTAGTTGTGGCAGCTTGGAGAGAAGGCTGATCCGATGCAGAAAGCTCCTCCATGAAAGTAAACGAGAAGAGGAAGTTTTTGAGGTGTGTTAATGGCGGTTTTAGGGATGTAGAGCCTAACGGATAAGCCTGTTTCGGCAGAGACGACGAGGTCTGCGGATTGAACACCGGTTTTGTGATCGAGAGATGGTGGGATGGTGTCTTCGTCTGTGGATCGCTCTACTCGGCCATCTTTGTATACTTTGATGAGGTAAAGATCATGGACAATTTCGTCATTCATGCTTGGATCTATTGCATACAActagagaaacaaaaaaaaaaaaaaaaaaaagagcaaagagAATGAAAATGGGATATGGAAGGTTTTGTGGAGCGAAAGTGTCCGTGAACTTGTTTGTTGGACTCTAAATTAGTGAATTGGGTAAGTTTATGGTGGATAGATGGGTAGCGTCCCAGTTTGAGAATTAATGACGAAAGGCACACAATAATAGAGTATATGagactttaatattatttatgataaaataaaataaatctctcCCATGGGTACAAGGAGGGAGAAAGTTTTGTCGTGTAATTCATTGGCTTGGTCCTTCAAACCTtcgccaaaataaataaataaataaaagttttgtCGTTTTTGTTATAATGTACGATTAATTGTTTTGTACACGCGTACAGGTGTAGATACACAAGTAGAAAGTCCAACctattagtaataaaataaaaaatcaaaaaagttAGAAAGTCCAGGAGGCCAGTCGGGCATTTTATGTAATAAATATCTGTAAAatctatttgattttatttttcccccaacaaaaactaatttataatttgataaaatttaaaaagatattattcTTACAGTTTCGGTTTGTTCCCTTTTCTTTTGGCTAATTAGAAATATATGTTAAGTTGAACCTTATCATttgttattaaaagaaaatataagaattttGGTTTCACATGTAGTTTTTAGAGTTTTAAATTacaggagatttttttttttttttgtataaataaatgGGTAAGCAAATAGAGAGccatacttttatttttgaccaccaaaaaaaaaaaaaacgaatagAGCTTCTTTACGAATAAAAATGGTTGGAACTTGGAAGGTTATGaccaatactatgaaatatCTTGTCATTTAATATGTTAGTATAGGGATAGACCTTAACCCAAACTTTAAATCCAACATATTAAGGGATTTTGGTTCAAGCTCCCTAAACTTAATAAATAGCCTTTGAAATTTTGGTcagagaacttttttttttttttaatttttttggcatttaaCCCGAAATGTGTTTTACAATCAGaactttttctattttacatCCTAAAACTATTAAATTGAGCATGTGTCATGCATGAACATGACCTGAATTTGAGAGGTCAACATTCTTCTCCACATGGTTTCTCATCCTTCTGTTCTGGTTCCCACCCACCACCCTCTTCACAAAATTTCTTTTATAGCCTTGGCCCAAGCGCAGATACCTCCAGTTTGTGACCCACTGATAGGCTCCATGATGCAAAAAGAACCACTTGACTTGAGCGACACTAAATAAAAAGATGGAAGAGTTAAAAGTTATCATTTTCTCCTTAATCCCATAAGAGTTTGGTGATGGCAGATAGACGTTAGCTACTTGAAATAACATGATACGTTGGACTTGAAGAATGGATCTCTCTCActgtttaattaataaataaatggctCATTAATTAAACAGTGAGAGAGATCCATTCTTCAAGTCCAACGTATAAACAAGTCCTGTTTcaatactgaaaaaaaaaaaaaaagaattaaaatttcgTGATTATGGAAGGAAAGAACAGTAAACATTATTCATTTTGTTACATTGAAATTGTTgtcaaacaaattatatatatgtatataaaatcagTCTTACATCATGTCAGATTTGATTATTCTCTAAcatcaaattttgttttattagttaCTTAAAAGCAAAGATTTATggttcaatttaaattttatttggacaaagtatatctataaaaatcaaaatagttataaatgtaattaaaaatggttattttaaaaaacaaattgatcaTGGATTCCATAACATAATACATTTATTACTATATGGTGATGACAAACATATAAACTAATAACAAAATGACACAAAGAAAGGAGTTAAAGCGGATGGCCCCCACACTAGTTTGGAATAAAGTATGGTTTCAGTGAGAAATGAATGTAGAGATTTTGTGAAGCATGAGTACGGCATTTTCACAAGTTGGGTTGCGCAAATGGAAGACATGTCCCTCTCCCTTGGCTTCCATCACCTCCAAAACCCCTTTCCACCCACTCTTCTTCCCCAGCAACTCGCTGTAATACAACCCTCTGTCCCTCAGCCCGTCTTTCTCAGCAATACAAACCAGCACTCTCCCACATCCTACTTTCCCAAGATTAGGATCCTTGGCCGGGTTTATAAGCGGGTCATCCGACCCACTACTCGATGAAGGGCATGCCAGATGCCAAACAGCATCATGCCAAGCTTTTTCTGCTGGATTATTTGGCTCATTCCCGATGAAATCTTTGCCACAGAAATATGGATGCACCATAACAATCCCGTTAAGCTTAATGCTAACCACTTCCTCATCATCATCTGATAATAATCCAATTCGTATGGCCATGTTATTCGCGATGTTCGCTCCCGCGCTGTCTCCGGCGAAGAACACCCTCGCGAAGTCTGCGTTGGAATTCACCCACTCCGACGGACCTTTCCCTTGGGAATGAGAAGAGACCCACTTAACGGCAGTCCAGGAGTCGTCGTACGCAGCAGGAATAGGGTCCTCGGGGGCTAACCTGTAATTCACGGAGACCACCACGATATTTGCTACGGCAACTAAAGAGTTGACGTAATTGTGGTAAGTGGCGCAGAAGGGGGTTTCGGCGACGAAACCACCTCCGTGGAAGTATATGAGAAGAGGAAGCTTTTGGGATGTGTTAATGGCGGAACTGGGGATGTAGAGCCTTGCAGATAATCCTGTTTCGGAGCAGATAAAAACGTCTGTGGATTGGACACTGGTTTTCATATCGAGGGAAGGTGGAATGATATCAGTGCCGGTGAGTCGCTTTACCTGGCCATCTTTATATACTATAATGAGAGGAGAAAGATCTTGGGCTATTTCTTCACTTATGCTTGGATtaagatatggataaacaaaaCGAAAAAAACGTAATATGaagttttgattaattttggaGAGAATGAATATGGAGGATTTGGTTTTTgtagagggagagagaaagaggccAGCTAgagcaatttttttattgatagagTGTTTGGtgagtattattttttattacctttatttttattttgtttgtaggaTCCCACTGCGGTATGATAAACGATTAATGCATATGTGATATAATGTTGagattttttgggatttttttttctttttttatgggtAGTATATCTTTCTACAATATAGTATATGATAAACGAGTAAAGCATATAATATAAATGTTAAAagttttttagatttatttttcaaaaaaaaaaaaaaaactttaaaatgaCTACTGGCTAATTTATGTATAGTTTGGTAAttgactgattttttttttttattttttattacctaATTGTGTGTAATCTGTTTACCTAAGTATTAGCTGATAGTTGTTATAGTTTATTTAAAAtacttcaaggaaaaaaaaaaaaaaaccaacataatttgaaattgtgttgaatttaatttgtattccccccccaaaaaaaaaaaaaaactttgttagattcttgtgtttattttatttatttggtgcgTTATCAGATTCTTTgtgtgttattttttttttcttggtgatTAAGATTTTCTTGCGTTGTTTGATGTGTATGCAACCAACTCTCAATCATATGAATGAAGTATACAATGAGAAAATATTAAagcagaaaaaagaagaaaaaactgtaACTAACCTTTTGTTTCCTCAATCTCCTGAGCGGgtataattttttggttttgtttaaaaaaagacCCACTTGACTTGAGTTGCACTAACTAATTAAAGAGATGGAAGAGTTAAAGTTATCATTTCCTCCTACCCCCATTAAATATGATAAGAGTTTGTTGATGAGGTGGAACGGAGACAAATATTTAAGCTAGTTGGAAAAACATATAtttggtattaaaaaaatagctaATTAAACAGGGAAAAACCCATATATTTTACCAACACTAACCTATGACCTGATAGATGTGAATATGAAGAGCTTATTAGTTAATCTTACTTAGCAATAAATTGTGTTTtattacataaaattttaaatgatataatctactttttgttttttttttttatgaatttaaatgaaatgattatggaaagaaagaaatgcATAAATTATTGAACTTgtgtttttgaaaacaaaaaatatatatttatagatattcCATCAtggttgacccaaaaaaaaaaaaaaaagtaatgcaACCAAGTGGAAATTATATAATAGCATGCATGTTCAATCatagagccttttttttttttttttttgggtggtatTCAATCATTGAGCGTTTTTATAATTGGATTTGGATCAAATTATAGAATCCTGttcaagtaaataaaataaaataaagctttcAACTTGTGATTACAAAACACCAACACATTTAATTCATTAAAGCAAAGTTGATGGAAAGAGAGAAACAGAGCGTGTTTTCACTTTTTATCTGATCAGACAATATTGTTTTGGTGAACAGAAAGCAGAGATTTTGTGAAGCATGGCGATGGCATTTGCACAACTAAGGTTGCGAAAATGGAACACATGTCCCTCTCCCTTGGCTTCTATCACCTCCAAAACTCCATTCCATCCACTCTTCCTTTCCCGCAACTCACAGTAATATAACCCTCTATCTCTCAGCCATCTTTCTCAGCAACACAGATCAGCACTTTTCCACACCCTACTTTCCCAAGACTCGGATCCACCGCCGGGTTGATCAGCGGGTCATCCAACCCGCTACTCGACGAAGGGCAACCCAATTTCCAAACAGCATCCAGTAAAGCTTTCAGTTCAGGAATGTTCGGCTCATTCCCAATCGGTTCTTTGCCACAGAAATACTGATGCACCATAACAATCCCATTAAGCTTAGTGCTAACCACTTCCTCATCATCTGATAATAATCCTACTCGGATGGCCATGTTAGTCGCGATGTTCGCTCCGGCGCTGTCTCCAGCGAAGAAGACCCTCGAAAAGTCTGCATTGGAATTCAGCCACTCTGATTGACCTTTCCCTCGAGAATGAGAGGACACCCATTTAACGGCAGCCCATGAGTCGTCGTATGCGGTGGGGATCAGGTGCTCGGGGGCTCTCCGGTAATGCACGGAGACGACCACGACATTTGCTAGGGCAACTAAGGAGTTGATAAAGCTGTGGCAAGTGGAAGAGAAGGGGGTTTGGACGAGGAAACCACCTGCGTGGAAGTAGATGACAAGAGGAAGCTTTTGGAATGTGTTAATAGCTGAATTGGGGATGTTGAGCCTTGCGGATTAGCCGGCCTTGGTGCAGATGGGAATGTCTGTGGACTGGACGCCGGTTTTCTGGTCGAGAGACGGGGGAATGATATCGGTGCCGATAAGTCGCTTTACACGGCCATCTTTGTATACTATTACGAGAGGAGAGAGATCTTGGGCTATTTCGCCACTCATGGTTGATCTAAGAtacgaaagaaagaaaaacagtaATATGGGTTCTGATCAATTGTGGAGGGAATGATTAATATCAGATTATTTCCATACATACATGTGGGGCCATATGATCCATGGAAAACGGACTAAAACAAATGTATTTTTGAAGTCTTTATTTAGAGAGTATTTGGTGAgtcttattattaatattattattatttttttgtaataaaaaatatattttatggtaaTATCATACTATAAGAACGAAATACTATGTCACAATGATATGGAAATATCCGAAACAATAACATGAAAATATTTGAAACAATagcataatatattattattattattattagcaataGTAGTAATAGTAGTAGTAGGAGGAGGAGGTAGTATTACATTTGACAAATGAGTAatagatataatatatttaagttgatatattaaataaaaaatctctaaagactttttttttttatagaaaataactaaaaatattGAAGGACGCAAGAAATTTCTTCTCTTGTTTCTAGATAATCTTAATGAAGATTGCAGAAGATTACcggatttgttttttaattacttttggaCGTCAAAATTAAGGGAGCATGGAACTCgggatttatttttttgtttttattttttaaaatttaaaaatatttagtagttagttttagattcaTTTTGGCTTGGGGTAGGTGCCAGCCAACTTTCAACCATGTGAAAACTCGAAgacaaattatgaaatatatgaAGTCTAATAATTCCACGTATATACATGAGAAAATATTTCAAGCTAAaaatgcagagaaaaaaaaaaaaaacaatgattaaCCTTCAGAgagctttatttttttgtttgcttaaaaaagttatattgGAGGCCAAATTTCAATTACGTTTAAAAAATTGCCATCTAATATATTACTTTTACTTTCTTAATTTggagaatattttaattttactaaattgTTGTTGGATATTTTGAATTCTTATAAGTTCATTCTAagaaattaatagaataaattaAGCAAAATTAACTTGGTatatattgacaaaaaaaatattcataaagtgataatatttattaagataataaaatataattcaaataaatactaTTAATCATTATTGACCATaattgatcatatatatatatatatatatatatccacatgaCAATTTAATTGACTATTTTTTAGCTTGTTTTGTCATACTTGATTCtcaattttaaaaagtcaaaacaaactTAAATATAACCATTTAATAATTGCAATATTAGTAATGAGTTCTAATAGGTGATTTGATAACAACTAACAAAAcccaataaaaattgaatcattTTGACTATATTTTG
This genomic interval carries:
- the LOC107411187 gene encoding probable carboxylesterase 13, whose amino-acid sequence is HSINKKIALAGLFLSPSTKTKSSIFILSKINQNFILRFFRFVYPYLNPSISEEIAQDLSPLIIVYKDGQVKRLTGTDIIPPSLDMKTSVQSTDVFICSETGLSARLYIPSSAINTSQKLPLLIYFHGGGFVAETPFCATYHNYVNSLVAVANIVVVSVNYRLAPEDPIPAAYDDSWTAVKWVSSHSQGKGPSEWVNSNADFARVFFAGDSAGANIANNMAIRIGLLSDDDEEVVSIKLNGIVMVHPYFCGKDFIGNEPNNPAEKAWHDAVWHLACPSSSSGSDDPLINPAKDPNLGKVGCGRVLVCIAEKDGLRDRGLYYSELLGKKSGWKGVLEVMEAKGEGHVFHLRNPTCENAVLMLHKISTFISH
- the LOC107411188 gene encoding probable carboxylesterase 12; this encodes MNDEIVHDLYLIKVYKDGRVERSTDEDTIPPSLDHKTGVQSADLVVSAETGLSVRLYIPKTAINTPQKLPLLVYFHGGAFCIGSAFSPSCHNYINSIVGSANIVAVSVNYRRAPENPIPAAYDDSWDVVKWVASHLEGKGQSEWLNSNADLNRVFFAGDSAGANISHNMATWLGLSSSEEVVGRIKLKGIVLVHPYFSGKEPIGSEVDTPEMKVFMDAFWSLASPASTDGLDDPLINPEKDPNLGRLGCERVLVCLAENDFLKERGCYYVESLRKSGWNGVVEVMEAKDEIHVFHLQKPGCENAIAMRQRIISFISQQD